The sequence GCTCAGGATAGAACTCTGTACTCACAATTAATACCTTGAAGGTATTTCTCCAGTATTTTCTGtcacttgtttttgttcttgagaAGTCCAGTCCCAATGAGCTTGTGGGGCATTTGCATTTTCTCCAGtagttttagaattattttttttagcttATTCTCAATGTTCTCTGCCAGAGTAAAGATGTGATTTTCATTTACAAATTCATGCACTTTAAATCcatgttctttcttcatttctgtaaaaatttcaaccactctctcttcaagtttcccTGATACCATTTTCACTTCTTTCATCCTGAAACTGTGATAGATGTCTGTTTACTCTTCTCATTCTGCTTTCTGTGAATATTTGTTATCTGtcctatttttccatttctggtgTCACTGTGATACATTATAGAAACTTTAATCAGTATTTTGTTCcagtgatgtcagcaagatggtggaataggaaGTCCCAGCCCTCTGTTCCCCAACAGAAGCACTGGTAAAACAATATTTTGGCCAAAACACCTTTATGAGAACTCCAGAATGGAGTTAAGAAGTTGCAACACCTCAGACTAGCATAAAACCAAGAAGAACCAATTTACAAATGGATAAAAAGAGCAGTTTCACTTTTCCCATgtcacccctcccccaagcctcTGAGAGATCAGCTCAGCCCAGGATTCCTCCCTCAGAGAAAAAAGTGTGCAAAGCTGCATCTGAGGGCACTGCCCCAGAGACCTAGGGATGTCTCACCTCAGAGCACAAGATGACAGGTGCACCTGGGGCagccaagaaagaagaaatgggcTCTCAGAAATGGCACAGCCTTGAGACTACTCCTCCAAGAGGGCGGGAGAGGAGCGGAGCGTGCATTTCcacagaaaacattttaagaggCTCCCAGAAGCTGTAACTGGGCTGATTGGCGGTCTTCTTCTGCCAGAAACAGACCATAAGGACTGGAAGAGGTGCCTGCTTCTTCCAGTGCACAGACACCAAAGCAAAGCTACAAGAAACATGGAGAATCAGGAACATATTACactaccaaaggaaagaaaaagaaatctccattaACTGatgatatatatatcatatatatatataacatctattttatatatatatatatatatgtgtgtgtgtgtgtgtgtgtgtgtgtgtgtgtgtatgtatgtatataatggaGATCAATGGGTTGCCTGACAAGTTATTCAATATAGTTGTCCTTATTTTAGGTGAACTAATCTTGCAGAAGGGTACTAAGAGTACACAATCATGAAAGAATAGGCTCCTCAATAAATAGTATTGAGAAAAACAGATACCCACATGCAGAGAAATGAAATTGGAACCCCAGCTCACAACACAGGtgaaaaccaactcaaaatggattaaagtcttgtcaacttaaaaagcaaatctcCCTGTTATTTTAGCCTCAGGATAAGTTTATTCGGGAAAAGTCAAAAGAATTGCAGTCCAGGTTGTGCATGCTATGGTGAGCCATAGGAAAATTCAGCAAACGAAGGAGGGGAACTGCCTTTATAAAGGAAAAACGGGGAGTAGGGAGAGGCTGTTCTAAATGaaaatccattggaaaaatgAAACAGTTGAGGGCGGCAATAGCTTTTCATTGGCTGTTCTGTGGAGTTTTTCACTGGCCAGGAGAGAAAAATCTCCCTTCGATAGtaaaatagttttacttcctgtggaAGATGCAGGCTTCCTCTCTTCCGTTTTTGGTATAATTGACAATGCATGATAGGGAATGAGAGCTCCACCTACAGGCCTTCCAGACTCCAGATTGGTTaatatttgtttcattaatttccacaGGCACGaacttaagacctgaaactataaaactaccagaagaaaacataggtgaaaaGCTTCTGACATCTATTTGGAcaatgatttttttggggggataTAACACTGAAAGCACAGgcaagaaaaccaaaaatagacaaatgggattgcatcaaactaaaaagcctctgcacagcgaaggaaaccattaacaacaTGGAAAGGCAAtttgcagaatgggagaaaatatttccaaaccatatatctgataaggagttagtTTTCAAACTATATCAGGAACTCGTATAACTcaatgcaataataataataataataaaccaatttaaaaatggccaaaggatctgaataggaatttctcaaaagaagacatccaaatggccaatcagtatatgaaaaggtgctcaacctcattaatcatcaggaaaatgccaaGCAAAACCACAATATCTCCTCACACCTGTTACAATAGCAActaccaaaaacaaaagagacaacAAGTGCTGGCAAAAATGAGGATGGAAAGTTGTGTACTGTTGGTCGGAAGGAAAATTGGTGcagacattttggaaaacagtatgaaggttcctcaagaaattaaaaacagaaccacCGTATGATCCAGAAATCCTGCTTGCGAGTATATTTCCTAACTAATGAAATTAGGATATCAGAGAGATATCTGCgctcctatgttcattgtagcattattgataatagccaagatatcgaaataacctaaatgcccatcaacggatgaatggataaagaagatgaggtgtatatatacaatggaatactactattcattctttaaatagaaagaaattctgccatttgtgacaacatggatgaacctggagaacattatgctaagtgaaataagcaagataaagacaaataaaacataGTTTCATTTACATGTGgagtctaaaatagtcaaactcatagaactagagtggaatggtggttgccaggggctggtgaaagggagagatggggagatgtTGGCCAAGAGGTGCAAAGTTTCAGTTACGCAGATGAATGAGTGGTGGAGATCTAAGGTACACTCATgggactacagttaacaatactcttctgtgtacttgaaatttgcttgGAGGGTAGATCTTAGGTTTTCTCACCACACATGCAAAAAACGGTAactctgtgaggtgatggatgtggaAGTTAGCTTGATTATGCTGATTATTTCACAATCCATAcacatatcaaaacatcatgttgtacaccttcaatataaacaatttttatttgtcaactataccttaatagagatgaaaaaaattgtttcatgtaatagatgtgtgcatgtgtgcaacTGTGTGTccatgagcgtgtgtgtgtgtgtgtgtgtgtttgtagaaTTTTCCTTTACTCGTCATTCCTTTAGTCACCCTTGCATCTCACTTTTTCCATTTTGGGCTCATTGCTTGCCTAACTCAACTGCATCACTTAGTATTCTTTTGGCTCAGtgggaaaatagtaaaatatctAAGAACTTGAAGATCCAGAAATGCCTTCTTTCACTCTCGTTCTCTTTATCAAGTTACTtggaaacattttcttatttcaaataaaGTGTAGGGTTCAAAGTGCTAGGAGACAAAAATCCATCAAGGATCCATCCCCCTAAAGCTCTTCTTGTCTCTCATGAAAACATGGCCCCACGTGGTGGGTTTAACCTATGAGATTCAGGTCGGAGTCTCCTGCTTGGGGACTTGCCCCTGCTGACCGTTTCTCCTTTGtcccttaaaaataatttggctCCATATACAATTCTCCACAGACTCCTAATTCCTGGAAAGTATTTCTCCAATCTCTTCTGGCATCTCTTTTTCTATGGGGGAAGTCTGGTCCCAAGAGCTTGTCATTCTATTGAtggttatttgcattttctttaggaaataatTTTAGGACTTTTCATAGGGCTCCAGGACAGTCCtcctcaaatttttcttttgagttgaaATTCACGTAAaagaaaattgaccattttaaagtgtacaattcagtgtaagatatatatatatatatatatatatatatatatatatatatatacatacatatatatttaaatctaccttcactttcttcatttacCTAAAGGGTCAAgacaaaaatgtcatttttaattatATGCCTCCTAGCACTTAGTCTTTCCTCATCTCTGTAAAAAGTTCAATTCTTTATCTCTTGAGCTCTTGCTAGACATCATTTCCCTTCTTTCCCCTGACACTTACAAAAATTATGACATCGGTCCTCCTCATTCTGTTACCCTTGAATCTTAAATTTCCATGTCTTGTCTCTCTGCATGGCATTCTGTAAAACTCCCTCATTATTACATTCCATTTTCATAATTGGCCTTAAGCTGCCTTGTCCATGAGGGATGAATTTTTTTCAATGTCTTAATTCTACTggatttctcatctctaaaatttcTTACTCATTAAAATAGTTTCTTATTCTATGAAAACGATCCGTGTTATTGCATCAAAaattcaatttctccctttatgttaCAGATATTTAAACTCACAATTTAAAATTACTCTCCTATTTTCCTATTGACCCTATTTCTTGCATATGACAATCCCATTAATCAGTAGCTTGTTTCTCACAGCATGTTCATCATGATTAGGACAACTCGACTGTCCATTCTTCTTAGAAGGCTCTGCTCCCACACACCTGATCTTCCAGAGAGGGTTTTCCCAGGGCTGTCCTGGATTCAGGTTGGCAATGGGGAACTGTTGAAGCTGCTCCTGCCCCATGGCATCCAGTCTCTCAAACTTAGCACCTGCTCAGGGTTGTGCCTGGCAGGGATGGCCCAATGGGAGCCTCACATTCACATGTGGGCCAGATGCCTAGGACTGAAAACACTGGATTCAATCTGTTTCAGGCCACACAGTGGAGATTGCTCAGTGCTGACCATGGGCTCTGGGCAGTGGGAAGATATTTCAGTGCCCACCTAGAAACATAGAGAAGGGGGAGCCACAGCTTCCAACCTTCACCTGGAGCCCTGACCCTTCCCTTCTTGTGAGAACCTGGGATCACTTTCTGTGTCCACACAGATGACCTCCCCACCAGGACTCCTTGATGGTCTCAGGCACCAGTGGCCATTCAGCTTTCTTCTCTATGCTTTGCTATGGTTCCCTCTCCATCTTTGGaactttgttgatcttttttGCATTTGTGAGTGGCTACGTATTTCAGAAATATTGTAATTTACATTTATCAGCGTTAAGAGCAGAAGAGAGATCTTGGGTGGGAACAGCAATCATCCACTTGACTGTGGAGTCTGAATCCATGATTCCTTCCTGGTCCAACCCAGTCATGTCTTAACCTGGCCTTGAAATTGATTTATCCCTCTCATGAACCCAACACCACTGGCCAACAAACACTCTGAGGAGTGGAGTTCATGACAATATGCTGCCAATGAGGATACCAAGGCTCAGAGACTGGACATTAAAGCTCAACATCAAATGGGCTGTGCATgttggagaaatatttaaataaaaatcatctcTGTCCCAAAATCGGAGCACTGACCCACTCATTGATCCCTGAAGCTGAAGACAGGACTACAGGATGAGGAGGCGATATTGCCCAAGGAAACAAGGGGTTTGAGGAGGTAAGAATGACTCAGAGGTTTGTTTCCAGGAAGATGGGGCTGGATGTtgttgcaaaaaaataaaagtctgtgaATTGGGCTGTGATAGAACGAAAGCCCACACTCTTGGGCCATGAGAGGAGTGATGTTTCCTTCCCTTATTTCACTGtatttctcctttgtgctcaTTCTCACAATGACCTCGACCATAACTGTACAATTAGACATTGAGCGTGTGTCTCTGCTGATCTGAGCTCTGCAGGCAGCAAGAACCTGCATCTTCCATGCAGCATCTGGGCCTGGATGATCAGTGTCCATGGTGAGGACCCCACAGGGATATTCTGATGTGTGGGCTGAGGATGAAGGATACCTCATGGGGGAGGATCTGAAAAGGAATGATGTCCCCTGGGTCACCTTTACCTGGAAGGGGCATTTCAGGAAGACACTGGGTGTGTCTGCTGTGAAGTCTTGTCCCTTGGTAAGATGAGTCCAGATCAGGCGGACAATGTAGATCAGGGGAGACaccatttctatttaaaatgtctcCAGAGAGCCTGGTACAACATCAGCCCCAGGCCTTGGGAGGGGCACTTCCTCTTCTTGTGGGGCTGCTGACATGACAACCCCATGACTGGGAGGACCAGTCTCTGAGTGTTCACAACTCGTGCATCTGTCTTTCCTTCCGGGTACCCTGATCTCCTCTGCCAGCATACCAGAGGAACCCAGAGGAGACGCCATGACTTCCGCCCTCATAGCTCTCTTCTGCATTGGTGAGatttgaggaggaggaagggaagcccCAGTCTTAGAGGGACCCACCCCACAGCCAGGACCTGGTCTGTCAGGGGACCTCAGGACTCAGGAGGCTCATGGGGAGGAGGTGTTCTGCTCAGCTTCAGGGGCAAATCTCTCACAGGGAACTCTCTTCCAGGGTTGAGTGTGGGACTGAGGACCCCAGTGCAGGCAGGTGAGTCTGTTCCCTGGTGTCCCAGATCCCAGGTCCTCACTGGAGACAAGAGACAActtccaggagctggggagggagaaCAGCACTTCTGGGCTGAGAGATGGGGACTGTCTGGGATGGTCTTGTGAGAACTGGGGAACTCGGGGTGGCGTGGGGAATGTGTTGTGACCCAGCTTCTGACTTCCTTCCAGGGACCCTCCACAAACCCACCATCTGGGCTGAGCCAGGCTCTGTGATACCCAGGGGGAAGCCCGTGACCATCTGGTGTCAGGGGACCTTGGAAGCCCGGGAGTATCTACTGTATAGAGAGGGAGTCTCAGTGCTCTGGGACAGACAACAACCACTAGAGCTGAAGGAAAAGGTCAGGCTCTCCATCCCATACATGGCAGAGCAATATGCAGGGAGATATGTCTGTTACTATATCAGCCCCACTGGCTGGTCAGAGCATAGTGATAACCTGGAGCTGGTGGTGACAGGTAAGAGGACGCTCAGGGGTCCCAGCCCTAGGGTCTACCCTCAGGATGGGGGTCTGGTCTCAGGGATGTGTCCCCTCTCTCAGACCAGCTGTGGGGGATAGGAGGGAGTTGTGAGCCCCATTTAACacgctgcctcctcctctcctaggAATCTACAGCAAACCCACCCTCTCAGCCCTGCCGAGCCCTGTGGTGACCTCAGGAGCGAAAGTGGCCCTACAGTGTGGCTCATGGCTGGGATTTGACAGGTTCATTCTGACTAAGGAAGGAGAACACAAGCCCTCCTGGACCCTGGACTCACAGCCAAAGCCCAATGGGCAATCCCACGCTCTGTTTCCTGTGGGCTTTGTCACCCCAAGCCACAGGTGGACATTCAGGTGCTATGGCTGTGACAAGAACAAACCCCAGGTGTGCTCACGCCCCAGTGACCCCCTGGAGTTCCTGGTTCCAGGTGAGGACGTCTTACCCTTGCCCAATCCATATTTTAAGGCAACAGACAGGGGTCTATACTCCAAGGATAGCCCCAGATGAgagggtggggtgagggaagCAGGGGTGTCACCTGGAGCAGAGACACACAAGGTGAGAGATAGTGAGGCCTGAGGTCCAGGATGGAAAAGGGGGTTTATGGGAGGAATCAGCCCTGACAATCTACATGAGGTTTTTCTCTCAGGTGTGTCTGGGAAGCCCTCCCTCCTGAGCCAGCAGGGCCCTATCGTGACCTCTGGACAGAACTTGACCCTCCAGTGTCTCTCTGATGTCAGCTATGACAGATTTGCTCTGTCCAAGGAGGGGGGACATGACCTTCCCCAGCGCCTTAGCCAACAGTCCCAGAATGGACGCTCTCAGGCTGGTTTTCCCCTGGGCCCTGTGAGCTGGTCCCATGGGGGCCAGTACAGATGCTATGGTGGACACAAGCTCTCCTCCAAGTGGTCAGCCGCCAGCGACCCCCTGGACATCCTGGTGGCAGGTGAGGAGCAGTGGATTCCATCAGGGACCCAGACTCTGCACAGACTCTTCCAGGGGGAAAGCTCCAGTTGGTGATGCTGGAAAGAAGGATGTGGGGTTCCCAGAGagtgatggagacagagagatgggaTGGGTAGggaaagactaagaaaaaaaacagacagaGATGATGAGAGTCCTCAAAGAAAGGCCTGGGGACTTAGTTCATAACAAAGTGCAGCCCTTCACCGACACTTAATCTCTCTAGGAGTACTGCTTGACAAACCATCCCTCTCGATGCAACCAGGCCCCACAGTGGCCTCAGGAGAGAACGTGACCCTGCTGTGTCAGACATGGAGCCCGAGGGACACTTTCCTTCTGTCCAAGGAGGGGGCAATGGATCCCCCACTACGTCTTAGATCAAAGTACCAAGCTCAGCAGTACCAGGCCCGATTCTCCATGAGTCCTGTGACCTCAGCCCACGGGGGGACCTACAGGTGTTATAGCTCATACAGCACTGCTAGCCACCTGTTGTCACACCCCAGTGATCCCCTGGAACTCGTGGTCTCAGGTGAGGGGCCCTGACCTTGTCCTTTCTGAGTCACTCAGCTCAAGGCCCTGTCCCCAGAGAGCTTTGGACTGGGATGGGAGTGAGGGGGCTCTGAGGAAGGGGCGCCCAGAGAGGGATCTGCCCTTCAGAGTGTAGCAGGGAAAGAAGGCTCTCTCATGCCAGCCCGTTCCCACATCCTCATCACCAGAATCCTCCAGGTAGGCAGAGGGAGAGACCCAGGGACCCCAGGGCAGATGCAAGAGAAGAGTGTGGACAGAGACAGGGTCTCTGGAGAACCTGCACACCCTCATGTCCTCTTGTCCTTTCTCACAGGACCATCTGGGGACCAAAACCCCCCAGTCACAGGACTCAACTTAACATCTGGTGAGTCACAGGGGCCTCTGTCCAGAGAGTTCACAGTTTCTCCAGGCTTGTCTTGAGACTCAGCTGACCTGACTCCTAGTTCCTCTCTCAGCACAGCTTGTCTGCAGGGGGCTGGGAGTCAGGCAGAGATGGGGGATCCACCGGGCTCCAGGCCTCTTAGGCTGGGTGGATGGTGAGTGGGGCAGTCATGGCAGAGGGAGATGTTGGGGTCTAGCCTAGGGGAGGGGCATCCTGGCTGAAGTGGGGAGAAGAAGCCCCCCTCACCTCCATCCTGATCCCCAGGAGGCCCTGAGGATTTACTTTTCCCAGTGGAGTCAGGTGTGCAGTGAAATTGTATGGGTAGGAGAGGGGCAGGACAAGGGTCTGGGGCATTCAGGCCCTTTCCCTTCACCTCAGGGTGCTCAGATGGAATGGAAAGTACAAGGTCTGGAATCAGCACCTTTGAattctggtcccagctctgccacttcagGCTGGGTTTTCCAAGATGTTTGATTTACCTCTTGgtgccacagtttcctcatctgtgaaatgagtggGTGGGAGTGGAAGCCCTATGTTGTGGTTGATTGTTGGGAGTTAGAGGAGATGAATGCACAAACCCCAGCacacacctggcacacagtaggcactcaattaaATAGCATCAGTCACTCATTCTTGACATCACTGGTGCCCAAGGTCTCAAGTGGTACCTGAAGGCTGTGATCGGGATCTCCGTGGCCTTCATCCTGCTGctactctccctcctcctcttcctcctccttcaacGCCAGCGTCAGGGCAAACTCAGGACATCAGGTGAGTGGGGAACAGGGTGACCTGGGTCAAAGGAGCAGGTGGGCTTAGGGCACTAGCCAGAGGGAAACCAAATAGACGGGAAAGTCAGCCTAGAAAAAGACTTTTCTAGAATCTCAAATCACAAAATACTATAGAAACACTTGATACAGcacacatacacatttaagaTATTCTTCCACCTTTTCAGTTTCATGAAACATTGAAACATACAGACAAGTATGTGTCaaggtttccttctttcctcttgaaTCACATGTGGAGGGCGGGTGGTCATCACCTCCCAGGGCTGAGACTCTGTCCGTCTTGACCCAGCCCAGAGACAGGCTGATCTCCAGCTTCCTTCAGGGGATGCAGACCCAGAGCCCAAGGACAGAGGCCTGCAGATCAGGTAATTCCTGCCCTGAAGACCGCAGACTCCCACCCCGCCCTCGGCCCCCTCTCTGCCCCTAACACTCCcgtctcctcccccagctccagcccagctgCTGACGCCCAGGAAGAGATCCTCtgtgagaggaagaggagggatctccctgggggtggggacagagatTTCAGTGGGCCATGGGGAGATAGGCTGGGAGGGTCTGGGGATTCGGGGTGAGAAAGACTGAATTCTGAGTGACTCGGGCCATCTCCACATCCCTGGACCTCAGTGGCCCATCTGGGAGCAGAGGGGCCTGCAGCCCTGAGAGACCTCAGGGAATCCTGACAAGAGACACACCCCTTGTTCTGCCCCAGCAGATGCTGCCGTGAAGGACACACAGCCTGAGGAGGGGATGGAGCTTCACCATCAGGTGAGACCCCTGCCCTGTCCAGGCCACCAGGTACCTTCCTGTTGCCAAACTTAATCCATGGGACACCTTGCTGTCCTCACATCACCCAGCTCTCAGCAGCGTCCCACACTGACCTCTCCTCTCGGGCACCTGGGTTGTCCTGCTGTGACTTCACTCCTCCTGGTTTCTATGACCTCGTGACCCCTCCTACATGGTCTCCTTTCTTGATTCCTCATCCTCTGTCTGACCTTCTGGTTGTTGGACTCACCCCCAGGTCCCAAGAGGATGCATGAATTAGTGAGTCACCCACAAGTCCCCTAGGCTCCCCTTCTTTCATTCACCCAACCGTGTGCACAGGGAGCTCACTGTTTACCTGGCTCCATTCAGGTGCTGCATCTACAACAGTGAGAAAAACTTTCTCCACAATCCTTGAGCTCACCTCGTGGGTGAGAGACAACATGAAAATATGTGGGCATGGTCCTAGAGTGCACAATGATGTTAAGGAAAATAAGTAAGGAAAGGGGATAGAATGCTTGGAGGGGTAGAAGGAACAGCAGGTTCAAGGGTCCTGATACAGCAACATGCTTTTTCAGGAAGATGGCCTGCGTGGCTGGAGCCAAATAAGTGAGAAATAGCATGTTAGGATAAGAATCAGGACATCTGGATGCTTCCTATAGCATCCAGATGTGCAAAGCTTAGGAAGTCCCTGAAGATTCCATCAGGAAAGTGATCTCACTCTGGCAGCAGTGTAGACAATTGATTGAAGGACGTCAGTTGAGAGATCTAGGAGACAGTGTTTCTAGCCCACTCTCTCCCTCCAGCAGGATCCCAAGGATGAAGATGCCCAGGGAGTGATGGATGTCCAAGTGAGCCACTCAAGATCAAGGTGGGGAGTGGCCATCTCTCCTTTCCCCCTGTCAGGGAAGTCACTGGACATGAAAGATAGACAGGACGAAGAggacagacagagggacagacagGTGGGTCCCATCTTTCCTGGACCCCAGGCTTCCCCCACACCAGCCACATACCTATACCCTCCTCTCCCCCTGCTCCAGGCTGCTGCATCTGAAGCCCCCCAGGATGTGACCTACGTCCAACTGAACCACTTGACCCTCAGACAAGAGATGACACCCCTTTCCTCCCAGTCAGAGAAGGCCCCAGCAGAGCCCAGTCTGTACGCTGCTCTGGCCATCCACTAGCCCATGAAGGACCTGGACCCCACATTCCAGGGAGGCAGACTGCAGAGACCCCAGAAGGCACAAGATCTGTCCCCAGTGGACACTCAGCTAATGACCCCCAGCCAGCCTGGGCTCCTAACATGGACCACCAGGAGCTTCTGGGACTCTTTGGGACTCACCTGATTCTGCTGTCATGATAACTGATATCCTTGCATTTGGGGAACAAAGCAGCAGACTTCTCAGTAATCCACGAGTGAAATGAGAAATCCAAAACAGAAATGAGACCCTGTTTTAAATTGaatgattatgtaaatatttcacATTAAACCTACGAAATGGGAAAATTAAGAATCACAGATGAATATtagaaaaggattaaaaaatcaatgaactaAGCTATCACACCAAGACtttagaaaaagaatagcaaattaTTCCCAATGAAggtagaaagagggaaataatagagACAGCATTAGCTACTaaagagggaaaattaaaaaatagagaaaaatcaataaagccAAGAAACCTCATCTTTGAAAACATTAATCACACTTATAAATCCTAGTCACAGCACTCAaggacaaaagagagaagacacacatTACATCATCAGGATAGCATTACAGATCCTACAGACGTTCAGTAGATAACAGATAATTATGATCAATTTTATGTCAATGTAttagaaaatgcagaagaaatggacaaaatgcTCAAAAATACAATTTACCAAAATGATGGACATAAAAGTAAGTAGAAAATCCGAATTatcttatatattaaatatgttgaATCTCTAATTAAAATTTTCCCAAAAAGTGAACTCTGAGTCTGGAAagcttcactggtgaatgctTCTGAACACTTATGCACTTatgaaatacacacatacacacacctggatacacacacacaaacacacatggacacacatacatatatacacataacaaaCTTAAACTTCTTTCAAAAATAGTGAAGGAAGCAATATTTATCACAACACATTTTATCAGGTGAGAAAAAAAGCTGATATGAAAACCTG comes from Equus asinus isolate D_3611 breed Donkey chromosome 26, EquAss-T2T_v2, whole genome shotgun sequence and encodes:
- the LOC106840891 gene encoding leukocyte immunoglobulin-like receptor subfamily B member 3 isoform X2 yields the protein MQHLGLDDQCPCIPEEPRGDAMTSALIALFCIGLSVGLRTPVQAGTLHKPTIWAEPGSVIPRGKPVTIWCQGTLEAREYLLYREGVSVLWDRQQPLELKEKVRLSIPYMAEQYAGRYVCYYISPTGWSEHSDNLELVVTGIYSKPTLSALPSPVVTSGAKVALQCGSWLGFDRFILTKEGEHKPSWTLDSQPKPNGQSHALFPVGFVTPSHRWTFRCYGCDKNKPQVCSRPSDPLEFLVPGVSGKPSLLSQQGPIVTSGQNLTLQCLSDVSYDRFALSKEGGHDLPQRLSQQSQNGRSQAGFPLGPVSWSHGGQYRCYGGHKLSSKWSAASDPLDILVAGVLLDKPSLSMQPGPTVASGENVTLLCQTWSPRDTFLLSKEGAMDPPLRLRSKYQAQQYQARFSMSPVTSAHGGTYRCYSSYSTASHLLSHPSDPLELVVSGPSGDQNPPVTGLNLTSGLKWYLKAVIGISVAFILLLLSLLLFLLLQRQRQGKLRTSAQRQADLQLPSGDADPEPKDRGLQISSSPAADAQEEILCERKRRDLPGDAAVKDTQPEEGMELHHQDPKDEDAQGVMDVQVSHSRSRWGVAISPFPLSGKSLDMKDRQDEEDRQRDRQAAASEAPQDVTYVQLNHLTLRQEMTPLSSQSEKAPAEPSLYAALAIH
- the LOC106840891 gene encoding leukocyte immunoglobulin-like receptor subfamily B member 3 isoform X3: MQHLGLDDQCPCIPEEPRGDAMTSALIALFCIGLSVGLRTPVQAGTLHKPTIWAEPGSVIPRGKPVTIWCQGTLEAREYLLYREGVSVLWDRQQPLELKEKVRLSIPYMAEQYAGRYVCYYISPTGWSEHSDNLELVVTGIYSKPTLSALPSPVVTSGAKVALQCGSWLGFDRFILTKEGEHKPSWTLDSQPKPNGQSHALFPVGFVTPSHRWTFRCYGCDKNKPQVCSRPSDPLEFLVPGVSGKPSLLSQQGPIVTSGQNLTLQCLSDVSYDRFALSKEGGHDLPQRLSQQSQNGRSQAGFPLGPVSWSHGGQYRCYGGHKLSSKWSAASDPLDILVAGVLLDKPSLSMQPGPTVASGENVTLLCQTWSPRDTFLLSKEGAMDPPLRLRSKYQAQQYQARFSMSPVTSAHGGTYRCYSSYSTASHLLSHPSDPLELVVSGPSGDQNPPVTGLNLTSGLKWYLKAVIGISVAFILLLLSLLLFLLLQRQRQGKLRTSAQRQADLQLPSGDADPEPKDRGLQISSSPAADAQEEILSDAAVKDTQPEEGMELHHQQDPKDEDAQGVMDVQVSHSRSRWGVAISPFPLSGKSLDMKDRQDEEDRQRDRQAAASEAPQDVTYVQLNHLTLRQEMTPLSSQSEKAPAEPSLYAALAIH
- the LOC106840891 gene encoding leukocyte immunoglobulin-like receptor subfamily B member 3 isoform X8; amino-acid sequence: MAEQYAGRYVCYYISPTGWSEHSDNLELVVTGIYSKPTLSALPSPVVTSGAKVALQCGSWLGFDRFILTKEGEHKPSWTLDSQPKPNGQSHALFPVGFVTPSHRWTFRCYGCDKNKPQVCSRPSDPLEFLVPGVSGKPSLLSQQGPIVTSGQNLTLQCLSDVSYDRFALSKEGGHDLPQRLSQQSQNGRSQAGFPLGPVSWSHGGQYRCYGGHKLSSKWSAASDPLDILVAGVLLDKPSLSMQPGPTVASGENVTLLCQTWSPRDTFLLSKEGAMDPPLRLRSKYQAQQYQARFSMSPVTSAHGGTYRCYSSYSTASHLLSHPSDPLELVVSGPSGDQNPPVTGLNLTSGLKWYLKAVIGISVAFILLLLSLLLFLLLQRQRQGKLRTSAQRQADLQLPSGDADPEPKDRGLQISSSPAADAQEEILYAAVKDTQPEEGMELHHQQDPKDEDAQGVMDVQVSHSRSRWGVAISPFPLSGKSLDMKDRQDEEDRQRDRQAAASEAPQDVTYVQLNHLTLRQEMTPLSSQSEKAPAEPSLYAALAIH
- the LOC106840891 gene encoding leukocyte immunoglobulin-like receptor subfamily B member 3 isoform X1; the protein is MQHLGLDDQCPCIPEEPRGDAMTSALIALFCIGLSVGLRTPVQAGTLHKPTIWAEPGSVIPRGKPVTIWCQGTLEAREYLLYREGVSVLWDRQQPLELKEKVRLSIPYMAEQYAGRYVCYYISPTGWSEHSDNLELVVTGIYSKPTLSALPSPVVTSGAKVALQCGSWLGFDRFILTKEGEHKPSWTLDSQPKPNGQSHALFPVGFVTPSHRWTFRCYGCDKNKPQVCSRPSDPLEFLVPGVSGKPSLLSQQGPIVTSGQNLTLQCLSDVSYDRFALSKEGGHDLPQRLSQQSQNGRSQAGFPLGPVSWSHGGQYRCYGGHKLSSKWSAASDPLDILVAGVLLDKPSLSMQPGPTVASGENVTLLCQTWSPRDTFLLSKEGAMDPPLRLRSKYQAQQYQARFSMSPVTSAHGGTYRCYSSYSTASHLLSHPSDPLELVVSGPSGDQNPPVTGLNLTSGLKWYLKAVIGISVAFILLLLSLLLFLLLQRQRQGKLRTSAQRQADLQLPSGDADPEPKDRGLQISSSPAADAQEEILCERKRRDLPGDAAVKDTQPEEGMELHHQQDPKDEDAQGVMDVQVSHSRSRWGVAISPFPLSGKSLDMKDRQDEEDRQRDRQAAASEAPQDVTYVQLNHLTLRQEMTPLSSQSEKAPAEPSLYAALAIH